Proteins encoded together in one Archangium lipolyticum window:
- the argG gene encoding argininosuccinate synthase yields the protein MSRIYRSLPPAGTRIGLAFSGGLDTRAAVAWMSRKGLDVYAYTADLAQPDEKNPADIPPVAMQHGARQAKLVDCREAMVREGLVAIQCGAFHLSVGGKKYFNTTPLGRAVTTTAIVRAMREDDVHVFGDGSTHKGNDIQRFYRYGILVDPELRIYKPWLDQEFVNAFGGRKEMSEYLVSIGLSYKMGTEKAYSTDANVLGATHEAKDLEHLDKGMNIVEPIMGVAHWRPEVDVRPERVTVEFAQGLPVSLNGKRFPSLFELFLECNRIGGRHGLGMSDQLENRVIDAKSRGIYEAPGMALLHIVYERLLSAIHNEATTDLYFSLGRRLGRFLYEGKWFDPEAMLLKDSLTRWVAPSITGSVTLELRRGDDYTLLDTQAEHMAYDPSKLSMEKVASAFTPEDRIGALEMQNLSVGDNRGLLLHHLSSVRRLASGATGTGTGLAQLLGDGEEE from the coding sequence ATGAGCCGCATCTACCGTTCGCTTCCCCCTGCTGGTACCCGGATTGGTCTCGCCTTCTCGGGTGGTCTCGACACTCGCGCCGCCGTCGCGTGGATGTCCCGTAAGGGACTCGACGTGTACGCCTACACGGCCGACCTCGCCCAGCCCGATGAGAAGAACCCCGCCGACATCCCTCCCGTCGCCATGCAGCACGGGGCCAGACAGGCGAAGCTCGTGGACTGCCGTGAGGCCATGGTGCGCGAGGGCCTCGTCGCCATCCAGTGCGGCGCCTTCCACCTGTCCGTGGGCGGCAAGAAGTACTTCAACACCACGCCCCTGGGCCGCGCCGTCACCACCACCGCCATCGTCCGCGCCATGCGCGAGGACGACGTGCACGTCTTCGGCGACGGCAGCACCCACAAGGGCAACGACATCCAGCGCTTCTACCGCTACGGCATCCTCGTCGACCCGGAGCTGCGCATCTACAAGCCCTGGTTGGATCAGGAGTTCGTCAACGCCTTCGGCGGCCGCAAGGAGATGAGCGAGTACCTGGTCTCCATCGGCCTGTCCTACAAGATGGGCACCGAGAAGGCCTACTCCACCGACGCCAACGTGCTCGGCGCCACGCACGAGGCCAAGGATCTCGAGCACCTGGACAAGGGCATGAACATCGTGGAGCCCATCATGGGCGTGGCCCACTGGCGCCCCGAGGTGGACGTCCGCCCCGAGCGCGTCACCGTGGAGTTCGCCCAGGGCCTGCCCGTCTCCCTCAACGGCAAGCGCTTCCCGTCCCTCTTCGAGCTCTTCCTCGAGTGCAACCGCATCGGCGGCCGGCACGGCCTGGGCATGAGCGACCAGCTCGAGAACCGCGTCATCGACGCCAAGAGCCGCGGCATCTACGAGGCCCCGGGCATGGCGCTGCTCCACATCGTCTACGAGCGCCTGCTGTCCGCCATCCACAACGAGGCCACCACCGACCTCTACTTCTCCCTCGGCCGCCGCCTCGGCCGCTTCCTCTACGAGGGCAAGTGGTTCGATCCCGAGGCCATGCTCCTCAAGGACTCGCTCACCCGGTGGGTGGCCCCCAGCATCACCGGCAGCGTCACCCTCGAGCTGCGCCGCGGCGATGACTACACCCTGCTCGACACCCAGGCCGAGCACATGGCCTACGACCCGAGCAAGCTCTCCATGGAGAAGGTGGCCAGCGCCTTCACCCCGGAGGACCGCATCGGCGCCCTGGAGATGCAGAACCTCTCCGTGGGCGACAACCGCGGCCTCCTCCTGCACCACCTCTCCAGCGTCCGCCGCCTCGCCTCCGGTGCCACCGGCACCGGCACCGGCCTCGCGCAGCTGCTGGGCGACGGCGAAGAGGAGTGA